One window of Hypanus sabinus isolate sHypSab1 chromosome 10, sHypSab1.hap1, whole genome shotgun sequence genomic DNA carries:
- the LOC132400374 gene encoding immunoglobulin lambda-1 light chain-like, whose product MAEWVLVLAAFVSCLLTANAEVTLTPQSPSVSATPGRTVKITCTMSGGSISSYYRSWYMQKPGSAPVFVWYDSSTRGSGIPDRFTGSMDSSNNQMHLTITNAQREDAADYYCGVWYDSSPYAFTFGRGTKLNFNSPRKPAVSVLRPSAEEIRGQGTATLVCLVSGFNPAAVNIEWTVDGSTRRNGVETSRIQQDADNTFSTSSYLTLPASDWNSHERYSCVVKHETQATPFQTNIARSSCM is encoded by the exons ATGGCTGAATGGGTCCTGGTACTTGCGGCGTTTGTGTCCTGTTTGTTGA CTGCAAACGCGGAGGTGACTTTGACTCCTCAGTCTCCGTCCGTATCGGCGACTCCGGGTAGAACCGTGAAAATCACTTGTACCATGTCAGGGGGCAGCATCAGCAGCTACTACAGGAGCTGGTACATGCAGAAACCAGGCAGCGCCCCAGTTTTTGTGTGGTATGACAGCTCCACGAGAGGATCGGGAATTCCAGATCGATTCACCGGTTCCATGGACTCATCGAACAACCAAATGCATTTAACCATCACCAACGCTCAAAGGGAGGACGCCGCCGATTATTACTGTGGTGTCTGGTATGATAGTAGCCCGTACGCATTCACCTTTGGGAGAGGAACCAAACTGAATTTCAACA GTCCGCGAAAACCCGCCGTATCCGTACTCCGACCGTCTGCGGAAGAAATTCGGGGACAGGGCACCGCCACCCTGGTGTGTTTAGTGAGCGGGTTTAATCCGGCCGCTGTGAATATCGAGTGGACTGTGGACGGCAGTACGAGAAGGAATGGCGTTGAGACCAGCCGGATCCAGCAGGACGCCGACAACACGTTCAGTACGAGCAGTTACCTGACTCTGCCAGCCTCAGACTGGAACTCACACGAGCGTTACTCCTGCGTGGTTAAACACGAGACTCAGGCAACCCCATTTCAAACAAACATCGCGCGATCCAGCTGTATGTAA